The genomic window TACTTTTTAGAAGCAGGGTCATAAAAAGTCATCGTTCCTATTCCAGCTGCTGAATCGCGAATATAAAGACCAATGCGATACGCATCGTCGTCTTTGTCTTTTAATGGTGTTAATTGTGTTTTAATTTCTTTTTCATCTCTTAAAATTATCATATTTAGTGTATTACCTGTTTTTCCAGCTTTTTGTATGAACGTTGTCATATCATTCATCGTATTAATTGGTGTACCGTCAATCTCTTTAATAATATCTCCAACCTGTATACCCGCTATTTCACCTGGTGACTGCTTGCCATTACCGGTATCAATTTGGTGATGTCCGACAACAAGAACACCAACAGAGTTTAATTTAACACCGATTGATTGTCCACCGGGAATAACTTTAAAATCAGGTAGAACTCTAACATCAACCTGCTTTACTGGAACACCTGCCATTTGTAAAAGCATTTTACTACGTCCCGACTGTTCTGCACGAAATGATAATGTAGAATTGTCAGTTTCTATAACATCATTGTTTATTGTTGTGACTGCTAAGCTTGTCGGAAATGCCTTTGAAAGTTGATGTTGCTCCCCTTCAAAAACGGTTACAGATGTTGGAATATTTATATAATCCTGTAGCGGTTGAACAAAGCCTAATCCTATAAGTGAAACAAGGAGAATTGCACCCATTATTTTTCGTATTTTATCTAACGTCAAATTCCTTTCACTCTCCTCGCTCCTATCCCACACCACTCTTTTTTATATCGAATGGCTACACCTTTATTGTTACCTTGAAGTCAGTCCTTTTATAACTGTAAAATACATAAAAAAAGCTATCCGTATAGGATAACTTTTGAAATTATACATTTATTTGCTTCATTGAGTCAGCCATTTCTAATAATTCACGTGCATGCTGCATTGTTAAATCCGTTATCTCAACTCCAGAAATCATCCGGGCAATTTCCTTTACTTTCTCATCTTCTGATAAAATGCTGACATCTGTAATCGTGCGACCATTACGCTCACTTTTAGTTATGTACAAATGAGTATCAGCCATAGCTGCAACTTGTGGTAAATGAGATATACACAACACTTGTGACCCAATGGATAAACGAAACATTTTCTCAGCTATCGCTTGAGCTACGCGGCCACTAACACCAGTATCAACCTCATCAAAAATAATGGACGTAACTCCTTGATGACGAGAGAAAATGCTTTTCATCGCCAGCATAATTCGTGATAACTCTCCTCCAGAAGCAATTTTAGTTAACTGCTTAGGCGGCTCTCCCGGGTTTGTCGAAATATAAAATTCGACACCATCTATGCCGTTTTTTTGAAAATTTACACCTAACGATTCAAACTCTATAGTGAATTTTGTTTTTTCCATATAAAGCTCTTTTAACTCTTGCATAATAACAGTTGTTAATTTATCTGCATATTTTTTTCGAATAGCTGAAAGATTTTCTGCCTCTACGAGCACATCCTCTTTAATGCCGTCTAGTTGTTTCGCATAACTCGTTAGAATACTATCCTTGTTATCAATTTTCTCTATTTCCTCTTCAATCTCAGCG from Bacillus sp. HMF5848 includes these protein-coding regions:
- the spoIVB gene encoding SpoIVB peptidase encodes the protein MTLDKIRKIMGAILLVSLIGLGFVQPLQDYINIPTSVTVFEGEQHQLSKAFPTSLAVTTINNDVIETDNSTLSFRAEQSGRSKMLLQMAGVPVKQVDVRVLPDFKVIPGGQSIGVKLNSVGVLVVGHHQIDTGNGKQSPGEIAGIQVGDIIKEIDGTPINTMNDMTTFIQKAGKTGNTLNMIILRDEKEIKTQLTPLKDKDDDAYRIGLYIRDSAAGIGTMTFYDPASKKYGALGHVISDMDTKKPITVDDGEIMRSTVTSIHKGSTGEPGEKMARFASDNKVIGTITRNSPFGIFGSLHTPVKNGIADKPLPIALSSQVEEGPAKILTVVENDKVEEFDIEIVTSIPQKFPATKGMVIKITDPRLLDKTGGIVQGMSGSPIIQNGKLIGAVTHVFVNDPTSGYGVHIEWMLHEAGINIYEENHSYEEAS